In a genomic window of Salegentibacter salegens:
- a CDS encoding precorrin-2 dehydrogenase/sirohydrochlorin ferrochelatase family protein: MEERNELYPVFLKVNKLNILVVGGGNVGHEKLHFLFKSSPNANVEVVAKWFLPETEELAKKHGAKLTKGRYRRKYLKNRHFVIAATNDAKLNKRVYKHAKKRYLLANIADTPELCDFYMGGIVNKGHVKIAISTNGKSPTAAKRLRQFFEEVIPEDVNQMVENLNEYRSTIKGDFEAKVEQMNSITESLKVKNKSDD; the protein is encoded by the coding sequence ATGGAAGAGAGAAACGAATTATACCCGGTATTCTTAAAAGTTAATAAGCTAAATATCCTGGTCGTTGGCGGTGGAAATGTAGGTCACGAAAAATTGCATTTTCTGTTTAAGTCGAGTCCGAACGCCAATGTAGAAGTGGTGGCGAAATGGTTTTTACCAGAAACCGAAGAACTGGCAAAAAAACACGGTGCAAAATTGACTAAAGGCAGGTATAGAAGGAAATACCTTAAAAACAGGCATTTTGTAATTGCAGCTACCAACGATGCGAAATTGAACAAGCGTGTCTATAAACACGCCAAAAAGCGGTATTTACTGGCCAATATTGCCGATACCCCGGAGCTCTGTGATTTCTATATGGGCGGAATTGTAAATAAAGGTCACGTAAAAATAGCGATTTCGACCAACGGAAAATCACCTACCGCGGCAAAGCGTTTACGTCAATTCTTTGAGGAAGTAATTCCTGAGGATGTAAACCAAATGGTAGAAAACCTGAATGAGTACCGAAGCACTATAAAAGGCGATTTTGAGGCTAAAGTAGAGCAAATGAATTCTATAACCGAATCTTTAAAAGTTAAAAACAAGAGTGATGATTAA
- a CDS encoding NAD(P)/FAD-dependent oxidoreductase, with the protein MIKTDILIIGAGPTGLFTVFEAGLLKLKTHLIDALPQPGGQCSEIYPKKPIYDIPAFPEILAGDLVGNLMEQIKPFEPGFTLGERAETLEKLDDGTFIVTTNKGTQHHAPVVAIAGGLGSFEPRKPPIANITDFEDKGVSYFIKDPEVYRDKKVVIAGGGDSALDWAIYLADVAAEVALVHRRAEFRGALDSVERVSELAKLGKIEMITNAEVVGLKGEDNLEQVVIRHKDEARGEEFKDVDEFIPLFGLSPKLGPIGSWGLEIEKNAIKVDNSYDYQTNIPGVYAIGDVNTYKGKLKLILSGFHEAAIMCQSAYQRIFPDKKYVLKYTTVGGVTGFDGSKKEAKKEVVQSIGV; encoded by the coding sequence ATGATTAAAACAGATATCCTGATAATTGGGGCCGGCCCAACCGGTTTGTTTACCGTTTTTGAAGCGGGATTGCTAAAATTAAAAACGCATTTAATAGACGCGTTGCCGCAACCCGGCGGGCAATGTTCTGAGATATATCCTAAAAAACCAATTTATGATATTCCGGCATTTCCTGAAATTTTAGCGGGAGATTTAGTAGGAAATTTAATGGAACAAATAAAACCTTTTGAACCAGGATTCACTTTGGGCGAACGCGCCGAAACTTTAGAAAAACTGGATGATGGTACATTTATCGTAACCACCAATAAAGGCACCCAACACCACGCCCCGGTGGTAGCAATTGCCGGTGGATTAGGTTCTTTTGAACCCAGAAAACCCCCAATCGCTAATATTACAGATTTTGAAGATAAAGGCGTTTCTTATTTTATTAAAGACCCGGAAGTTTATCGTGATAAAAAAGTAGTAATAGCAGGTGGTGGAGATTCAGCTTTAGACTGGGCGATTTACCTGGCCGATGTTGCTGCTGAAGTAGCCCTGGTACACCGTCGAGCAGAATTTCGTGGAGCACTAGACTCTGTAGAAAGAGTTTCAGAATTGGCGAAACTTGGTAAGATAGAAATGATCACCAATGCTGAGGTTGTTGGCTTAAAAGGCGAAGATAATCTTGAGCAGGTGGTAATACGGCATAAAGATGAAGCCCGCGGTGAAGAATTTAAAGATGTAGATGAATTTATTCCATTATTTGGATTGTCGCCAAAACTTGGCCCGATTGGAAGCTGGGGACTGGAAATCGAGAAAAACGCGATAAAAGTTGATAATTCTTACGACTACCAAACCAATATTCCGGGGGTTTACGCCATTGGCGATGTGAATACTTATAAAGGAAAATTGAAACTAATCCTTTCCGGATTTCACGAAGCAGCGATTATGTGTCAAAGTGCTTATCAGCGAATTTTTCCTGATAAAAAGTATGTGCTTAAATACACCACGGTAGGCGGCGTAACCGGATTTGACGGTAGTAAAAAAGAAGCTAAAAAGGAAGTGGTACAGAGTATCGGGGTGTAA
- a CDS encoding HEPN domain-containing protein: MQSFRTEIENPIVEQDILDLEKKIRLFREGKADEEKFRSLRLARGVYGQRQAGVQMVRIKLPFGKVTSEQLHRIADVSDEYSKGRLHITTRQDIQIHHVSLDRTPELWSQLERDDITLREACGNTVRNVTASPTAGIDKNEPFDVSPYAHGTFQFFLRNPICQEMGRKFKISFSSSDEDTALSYIHDLGFIAKVKDGKRGFKVMLGGGLGSQPRHADELYDFLPVEETLPLIEGVLRVFDRHGERAKRLKARMKFLIKDIGKDAFMDLVAEQSTALSKNHPKFEVEKFEVEPPLQGVEVPSVTIEDQKDFETWKSTNVIPQKQEGLFAVGIRVPLGDFYTGGARKLADLVKKYAGNEIRLSLRQDILIRHVREEFLPFFYSELKKLGYADTGYDKTVDITACPGTDTCNLGIASSTGIADVLEDVLKEEYPQFLNGKDITIKISGCMNACGQHNMAEIGFQGMSVKVGKTVAPALQVLLGGGTLGDGKGRFADKVIKVPSKRGPQALRVLLNDFEANATSEEKFAEYYDRQGKTYFYDLLKILADTSNLTENEYVDWGHEEPYIKAVGVGECAGVVIDLIATLLFESEEKIDNAKSALERKAWADSIYHSYTSIVNSAKALLLAEDVKTNTQAGIISQFDELFVDTGKIELSTSFKDFVYQMNEHEPTEAFANKYLEDAHLFLKRVDAFRTKEVQNV, from the coding sequence ATGCAAAGTTTTAGAACCGAAATAGAAAACCCAATCGTAGAGCAAGATATCCTTGATTTAGAAAAGAAAATCAGGTTGTTTCGTGAAGGGAAAGCTGATGAAGAGAAATTCCGAAGCCTGCGTTTAGCACGTGGAGTTTATGGGCAACGACAGGCGGGAGTACAAATGGTTCGAATAAAATTGCCGTTTGGGAAAGTGACATCAGAACAGCTTCATAGAATTGCTGATGTTTCTGATGAATATTCCAAAGGCCGTTTGCATATCACAACGCGCCAGGATATACAAATTCACCACGTGAGTTTAGACAGAACGCCAGAGCTTTGGTCGCAACTGGAAAGAGATGATATTACTTTGCGTGAAGCCTGCGGAAATACAGTAAGGAACGTAACTGCTTCCCCAACCGCGGGAATCGATAAAAACGAACCTTTTGATGTTTCGCCTTACGCACACGGAACTTTCCAATTTTTTCTTCGAAATCCAATTTGCCAGGAAATGGGAAGAAAATTTAAGATTTCTTTTTCTTCTTCAGATGAGGATACTGCTTTAAGTTACATTCATGACCTCGGCTTTATCGCGAAGGTAAAGGATGGAAAACGCGGATTTAAAGTGATGCTTGGCGGCGGGCTCGGTTCTCAGCCAAGACATGCCGATGAACTTTATGATTTTCTTCCGGTAGAAGAAACCCTTCCTTTAATTGAAGGTGTATTGCGGGTTTTTGATCGCCACGGGGAACGTGCAAAAAGATTAAAAGCCAGGATGAAATTCCTTATAAAAGATATCGGAAAAGATGCGTTTATGGATTTGGTGGCAGAACAGAGTACGGCGCTTTCCAAAAATCATCCAAAATTTGAGGTAGAAAAATTTGAGGTAGAACCGCCGCTTCAGGGTGTTGAGGTGCCTTCAGTAACAATTGAAGATCAGAAAGATTTTGAAACCTGGAAAAGTACGAATGTAATTCCGCAGAAACAGGAAGGCTTATTTGCAGTTGGAATTCGTGTTCCGTTAGGAGATTTTTATACAGGCGGGGCCAGGAAACTTGCTGATTTAGTGAAAAAATATGCAGGAAATGAGATCAGGCTAAGTTTAAGGCAGGATATTTTAATTCGCCACGTTCGGGAAGAATTTTTACCATTTTTCTATTCAGAATTAAAGAAACTGGGCTATGCTGATACCGGTTATGATAAAACCGTAGATATAACAGCCTGCCCCGGTACCGATACCTGTAACCTGGGGATTGCCAGCAGCACTGGAATTGCCGACGTGCTGGAAGATGTTTTAAAAGAAGAGTATCCGCAGTTTTTAAACGGAAAAGATATTACCATAAAAATAAGCGGGTGTATGAATGCCTGCGGGCAGCATAATATGGCCGAGATTGGCTTCCAGGGGATGTCAGTTAAAGTTGGTAAAACCGTGGCGCCGGCACTCCAGGTTCTGCTTGGCGGCGGAACGCTGGGAGATGGAAAAGGCCGTTTTGCCGATAAAGTGATAAAAGTGCCCAGTAAACGAGGGCCACAAGCTTTACGAGTATTGCTAAACGATTTTGAAGCAAACGCAACTTCTGAAGAAAAATTCGCGGAATATTATGATCGTCAGGGTAAAACTTATTTCTACGATTTGCTAAAAATTCTGGCAGATACCTCTAACCTAACAGAAAACGAATATGTGGATTGGGGTCACGAAGAGCCTTATATTAAAGCGGTTGGAGTGGGAGAATGTGCCGGCGTAGTAATAGATCTTATCGCCACATTATTATTTGAAAGTGAAGAGAAGATTGATAACGCAAAAAGCGCACTGGAAAGAAAAGCCTGGGCCGATAGTATTTATCATTCCTATACTTCCATTGTAAATTCTGCTAAAGCATTATTGCTTGCAGAAGATGTGAAGACCAATACCCAGGCGGGAATAATTTCTCAGTTTGACGAATTGTTTGTAGACACCGGTAAAATTGAACTATCGACTTCATTTAAAGACTTTGTTTATCAAATGAACGAGCACGAACCAACTGAAGCTTTTGCAAATAAATATTTAGAAGACGCGCATTTATTCTTAAAAAGAGTAGATGCTTTTAGAACAAAGGAGGTACAAAATGTATAA
- a CDS encoding DUF2061 domain-containing protein, translated as MILDQAKSKTTYKKDRTSEKPLRSILKTVSWRIVGTIDTIVISWILTEEIETALAIGSVELVTKMILYFGHERLWNMISFGKE; from the coding sequence ATGATACTGGATCAGGCAAAATCTAAAACCACTTATAAAAAAGACAGGACTTCAGAAAAGCCCTTACGCAGTATTTTAAAAACGGTGAGTTGGAGGATTGTAGGAACTATAGATACGATAGTTATTTCCTGGATTCTTACGGAAGAAATTGAAACCGCACTGGCAATTGGATCGGTAGAATTGGTTACTAAGATGATCCTGTATTTTGGCCACGAACGGCTTTGGAATATGATAAGTTTTGGGAAAGAGTGA
- a CDS encoding trans-sulfuration enzyme family protein — MHFETEAIRTQNERTQFQEHSTPLYLTSSYVFDDAEDMRASFSEEKERNIYSRFTNPNTSEFTEKIAKMEGAEAGFSFATGMSAVFSSLAALLNSGDHIISARSVFGSTHSLFTKFFPKWNISHSYFNVNEVDKIESLIKPETKIIFAETPTNPGVDILDLEVLGKIAKKHNLILIIDNCFATPWLQNPIKFGAHLVIHSATKLIDGQGRVLGGVTVGNADLIREIYLFSRNTGPALSPFNAWVLSKSLETLAVRLDKHCENAEKVAEFLETEANAENVKYPFLKSHPQYEIAKKQMKKGGNIVSFEIKGGIEAGRKFIDAIKLCSRSANLGDTRSIVTHPASTTHSKLSEEDRLEAGIKPGLVRVSVGLEHVEDVIEDLKQALNSI; from the coding sequence ATGCATTTTGAAACCGAAGCCATTAGAACCCAAAACGAACGCACACAGTTCCAGGAGCATTCCACGCCACTGTACTTAACGTCCAGTTATGTTTTTGATGATGCCGAAGATATGAGAGCTTCATTTTCTGAAGAAAAAGAACGTAATATTTACAGCCGTTTTACCAATCCCAACACCTCAGAATTTACTGAGAAAATTGCTAAAATGGAAGGGGCAGAGGCAGGTTTTTCTTTTGCAACCGGTATGAGCGCTGTGTTTTCCAGCCTGGCTGCACTTTTAAACAGTGGAGATCATATAATTTCAGCAAGATCGGTTTTTGGATCTACCCATAGTTTGTTTACCAAGTTTTTCCCGAAATGGAATATTTCGCATTCTTATTTTAATGTGAACGAAGTTGATAAAATTGAAAGTTTAATAAAGCCTGAAACAAAGATTATTTTTGCCGAAACGCCTACCAATCCCGGTGTAGATATTCTGGATTTGGAAGTTTTAGGGAAGATCGCCAAAAAACATAATCTTATTTTAATAATTGATAATTGCTTTGCCACTCCCTGGCTGCAGAACCCTATAAAATTTGGAGCTCATTTGGTGATACATTCTGCTACAAAATTAATAGACGGGCAGGGCCGTGTCCTGGGCGGTGTAACAGTTGGAAATGCCGATCTCATTAGGGAAATCTACCTGTTCTCAAGGAATACGGGACCGGCTTTGTCGCCGTTTAATGCCTGGGTGCTTTCCAAAAGTTTGGAAACGCTTGCGGTACGCCTGGACAAACATTGCGAAAATGCTGAAAAAGTAGCTGAATTTTTAGAGACCGAAGCCAACGCCGAAAATGTGAAATATCCATTTTTAAAATCTCACCCGCAATATGAAATTGCCAAAAAGCAAATGAAAAAAGGGGGGAATATTGTTTCTTTTGAGATTAAGGGAGGTATTGAAGCAGGTAGGAAGTTTATAGATGCTATAAAACTCTGTTCGAGATCGGCGAATTTGGGGGATACCCGTAGCATTGTTACGCATCCAGCATCTACAACGCATAGTAAATTAAGCGAAGAAGACAGGTTAGAAGCGGGAATAAAACCTGGTTTGGTAAGAGTTTCAGTAGGATTGGAACATGTGGAAGATGTGATAGAAGATTTGAAACAGGCTCTAAACTCAATTTAG
- a CDS encoding phosphoadenosine phosphosulfate reductase domain-containing protein, translating to MKRYSEKELKILNQQFKGITPAEIVQWVISNSARPVITTNFRPYEAAILHAVSEIDPVIKVIWCDTGYNTPQTYKHAKQVIDQLSLNVKLYTPKQTAAYRDALFGGIPDINNPQHEDFTKQVKLEPFLRAMRQQNPDVWFTNLRKGQTSFRDSIDILSYSKDGILKVSPFYHWSDEKLDAYLEQHALPNEFKYFDPTKVLENRECGLHA from the coding sequence ATGAAACGGTACAGCGAAAAAGAATTAAAGATCCTCAACCAGCAGTTTAAGGGAATTACGCCGGCTGAGATCGTACAGTGGGTAATATCCAACTCGGCCAGGCCAGTGATTACTACCAATTTTAGACCTTATGAAGCTGCAATTTTGCACGCAGTTTCAGAAATAGACCCGGTTATAAAAGTAATTTGGTGCGATACCGGTTACAATACCCCGCAAACTTATAAGCACGCGAAACAAGTGATAGACCAGTTATCGCTTAATGTTAAGCTTTACACCCCAAAGCAAACTGCTGCTTATCGCGATGCGCTTTTCGGTGGAATTCCAGATATTAATAATCCCCAACACGAGGATTTTACCAAACAGGTAAAACTGGAACCTTTTCTACGGGCTATGCGCCAGCAAAATCCAGATGTTTGGTTCACTAACCTTAGAAAGGGTCAAACCAGCTTTAGAGATAGTATAGATATTTTAAGCTACAGCAAAGATGGAATTTTAAAAGTGAGTCCGTTTTACCACTGGAGTGACGAAAAATTAGATGCTTATTTAGAGCAACACGCACTGCCAAACGAATTTAAATACTTTGATCCCACTAAAGTTTTGGAAAACCGTGAATGCGGTCTCCATGCTTAA
- a CDS encoding IS256 family transposase produces the protein MTQEEIKELKEKALKQFLSGESLTGKNGAFAPMLREFMEEALEAEMSSHLSDEEKGSKAGNKRNGKGKKTLKSSQGDVTINTPQDRNSTFEPEIVAKRQRILADNLEKQIIGMYGMGNSLRDISAHIEEMYDSKISTHVLSDITDRVIPKVKEWQDRPLEPVYCILWLDAMHFKVREEGKVKHKALYNILGINKAGRKEVLGMYISESEGANFWLQVLTQLNNRGLKDILIACTDNLTGFSEAIHSVYPKTDIQLCIVHQIRNSMKYVASKDQKDFMKDLKLVYKADTKDQAESALLDLEEKWGKRYPIVIRSWNDNWDRLSAYFEYTAPIRKLIYTTNAVEAFHRQVRKVTKTKGAFTNDMALLKLVYLATRRIEKKWNAPLQNWGLVVQQLAIKFEGRLELDLATNETKN, from the coding sequence ATGACACAAGAAGAGATTAAGGAATTAAAGGAAAAAGCATTAAAACAATTTTTATCAGGAGAATCCCTAACCGGCAAAAACGGCGCTTTTGCTCCAATGCTTAGGGAGTTTATGGAAGAGGCCCTGGAAGCAGAAATGTCTTCGCACCTTTCCGATGAAGAAAAAGGCTCAAAAGCAGGTAATAAGCGTAATGGCAAAGGCAAAAAGACCCTAAAGAGCAGCCAAGGGGACGTCACCATTAACACGCCCCAGGATCGTAACAGTACCTTTGAGCCGGAGATCGTAGCGAAACGCCAGCGTATCCTGGCCGATAATTTAGAAAAGCAGATTATAGGCATGTACGGGATGGGCAATAGCCTGCGGGATATCTCAGCTCATATAGAGGAAATGTATGATTCCAAGATATCCACACACGTTCTAAGTGATATTACGGACCGGGTGATTCCCAAGGTTAAGGAATGGCAGGATCGCCCCTTGGAGCCGGTATATTGCATCCTATGGCTCGACGCGATGCACTTCAAGGTACGCGAAGAAGGCAAAGTAAAGCACAAGGCCTTGTATAATATTTTAGGAATAAATAAAGCTGGAAGAAAGGAAGTGCTGGGTATGTATATCTCGGAAAGTGAAGGGGCCAATTTTTGGCTTCAGGTGCTGACCCAATTAAACAACCGTGGCTTAAAAGATATTCTGATTGCCTGTACGGATAATCTTACGGGCTTTAGTGAAGCCATTCATTCTGTTTATCCCAAGACTGATATTCAGCTATGTATTGTCCACCAGATCCGCAATAGTATGAAGTATGTGGCCAGTAAGGATCAAAAAGATTTTATGAAAGACCTTAAACTGGTGTACAAGGCTGACACCAAAGACCAGGCTGAATCGGCTTTACTGGATCTGGAAGAAAAATGGGGCAAAAGATATCCCATAGTGATCCGTTCCTGGAATGATAACTGGGACCGATTGAGTGCTTATTTTGAATATACCGCACCCATTAGAAAACTCATATACACCACAAATGCCGTAGAGGCTTTTCACCGGCAGGTAAGAAAAGTAACCAAGACCAAAGGCGCTTTTACCAATGATATGGCACTATTGAAGCTGGTTTACCTAGCTACCAGAAGAATTGAAAAGAAATGGAACGCCCCACTGCAGAACTGGGGTTTGGTAGTTCAACAATTAGCTATTAAATTTGAAGGTCGGCTAGAGTTGGACTTAGCCACCAATGAAACGAAAAACTAA
- the cobA gene encoding uroporphyrinogen-III C-methyltransferase, producing MLLEQRRYKMYNSPKLSVVGAGPGDPELITLKALNTLKDAKVVLFDALINRDLLEYAPQAEHIFVGKRKDKHRYSQDEINELIVKYALERGHVVRLKGGDPFIFGRGSEEINYAKSKGLDTAVVSGITSSIAVPANVGIPLTQRGTSESFWVITGTTTQKKLSEDVRLAAQSTATVVILMGMAKLAEIVDIFSHYGKENIPVGIIQNGTTENEKSGFGTIKNIEKVVAKKQLTAPAIIVIGEVVRESGQLKAVFKEVQNQSKTSQV from the coding sequence ATGCTTTTAGAACAAAGGAGGTACAAAATGTATAATTCACCAAAATTAAGCGTAGTAGGTGCAGGTCCCGGAGATCCGGAATTGATCACCCTAAAAGCTTTGAATACACTGAAAGATGCCAAAGTGGTACTTTTTGACGCGCTAATAAATCGCGATCTACTGGAATATGCACCACAAGCGGAACATATATTTGTAGGGAAACGAAAAGATAAGCACCGGTATTCTCAGGACGAAATAAACGAACTTATCGTAAAATATGCGTTAGAAAGAGGTCACGTAGTTCGCTTAAAAGGAGGAGATCCTTTTATCTTTGGAAGAGGTTCTGAGGAAATAAATTATGCTAAAAGCAAAGGTTTAGATACCGCAGTGGTTTCAGGAATCACATCTTCAATTGCAGTTCCTGCAAATGTTGGAATTCCGCTTACGCAACGTGGAACTTCCGAAAGTTTCTGGGTAATCACGGGAACTACCACTCAAAAGAAACTGTCAGAAGATGTTAGACTGGCAGCGCAATCTACCGCAACGGTAGTGATCTTAATGGGAATGGCCAAACTCGCTGAAATCGTAGACATTTTTAGTCACTACGGGAAGGAAAATATTCCGGTAGGGATTATTCAAAATGGAACTACAGAAAATGAAAAATCAGGTTTTGGAACTATAAAAAATATTGAAAAAGTTGTAGCTAAAAAACAATTAACCGCACCGGCGATTATTGTAATTGGCGAAGTGGTAAGAGAAAGCGGACAGCTTAAAGCTGTTTTTAAGGAAGTTCAAAATCAGTCAAAAACCTCACAGGTTTAA
- a CDS encoding toll/interleukin-1 receptor domain-containing protein, translating into MKKIKAFISYTWDSPEHKEWVLNLANRLVENGIDIILDQYDLSVGNEMTYFMEKGMTADKIVAIMTPTYKKKADNRDGGAGYEYSLITKELFDSKPDQTRIIPVLRAGERKESSPFFMQTKISHDMRKNEKFDSRLFELIKILADQPPVIKPPLGKLPDFEDKIPDVEKTISDFQQKESFLKNKNRIIQSEKGVKLFEDSVNTIVEQISDTLENYKSNFGLHFHIKKDHRLTSILFSTVNYTFYFSSEGIYTNSAQDAKLILNFFRGPVGLDQGIDYDGQQEVIYRSKYKFDLDKEMNPIFTKIDNKNISLQTKEISTIAVREVVVNEIKLREDKLD; encoded by the coding sequence ATGAAAAAAATTAAAGCATTTATATCATATACGTGGGATAGTCCTGAACATAAAGAGTGGGTCCTTAACCTTGCCAACAGATTAGTCGAAAATGGAATAGATATTATTCTTGATCAATATGATCTGTCAGTTGGTAATGAAATGACGTATTTTATGGAGAAAGGAATGACTGCTGATAAGATAGTCGCAATAATGACTCCTACCTATAAAAAAAAAGCTGATAACCGTGATGGTGGCGCCGGATACGAATATTCTTTAATTACAAAAGAGTTATTTGACAGTAAACCTGATCAAACTCGGATAATTCCTGTTTTAAGAGCTGGAGAAAGAAAGGAAAGTTCACCTTTTTTTATGCAAACAAAAATATCGCACGATATGCGAAAAAATGAAAAGTTTGACTCAAGACTTTTTGAACTAATAAAAATATTAGCGGATCAACCACCAGTTATAAAACCACCCCTAGGCAAACTACCTGATTTTGAAGATAAAATTCCAGACGTCGAAAAGACAATTTCAGATTTTCAGCAAAAGGAATCTTTTTTAAAAAACAAAAATAGAATTATACAAAGCGAAAAAGGGGTGAAATTATTTGAGGATTCCGTAAATACAATAGTTGAACAAATCTCTGATACACTAGAAAATTATAAATCCAATTTTGGCCTACATTTTCATATTAAAAAGGATCATCGATTGACAAGTATATTATTTTCTACGGTAAATTATACTTTTTATTTTAGCTCGGAGGGGATTTACACGAACTCTGCACAAGATGCAAAATTAATTTTAAATTTCTTTCGAGGCCCGGTTGGACTCGATCAAGGAATAGATTACGATGGTCAGCAAGAAGTTATTTATAGATCAAAATATAAATTTGACCTAGATAAAGAAATGAACCCAATTTTTACCAAAATTGATAATAAAAATATAAGTCTCCAAACAAAAGAAATTTCGACCATTGCCGTCAGGGAAGTTGTCGTAAACGAGATTAAGTTAAGAGAAGACAAACTGGATTAA
- a CDS encoding RrF2 family transcriptional regulator, producing MLSKKTKYGIKALAFIAKKGDRKPVQTSEISKSENISQKFLESILLELRKSGFLGSKKGKGGGYYLIKEPEEILMTSVIRVLEGPIAMVPCVSLNYYEKCDDCPSEEACSVHSLMIQVRDSTLKVLGNNTLADISAKK from the coding sequence ATGCTTTCAAAAAAGACTAAATACGGTATTAAAGCCCTGGCATTTATCGCAAAAAAAGGGGATAGAAAACCGGTACAAACTTCAGAGATCTCGAAAAGTGAAAATATCTCGCAAAAATTCCTTGAAAGCATACTTCTGGAATTGCGAAAATCGGGGTTTTTAGGGTCTAAGAAAGGTAAAGGCGGTGGCTATTATTTAATTAAAGAACCGGAAGAAATTCTAATGACCTCAGTAATTAGGGTCCTGGAAGGTCCTATAGCGATGGTACCGTGTGTGAGCCTTAATTATTACGAAAAATGCGACGATTGCCCCAGTGAAGAAGCCTGTTCTGTTCATAGTTTGATGATTCAGGTTAGGGACAGTACGCTAAAAGTACTGGGCAATAATACGTTAGCTGATATTTCTGCTAAGAAATAA